The genome window tgttgtgagtgaaaaggtggacATGACGTCACTGAGAAACCTTCCCTTGGGAGCTTAATAGAGAAGCTAAATCATGTTTCTACGACTTAACAAAACAGATAGAAACaatttgacagatgaaacataaatgcAATATATGAATGATTACATGCCATGTCATTGTTTTTTATGCGGTTAGGGTATTTTTGACAAGAAATGCTAACATCAACATCACTTTTAACATcgtatagaaagctacaaataatatattttctgtatcaTTCTATTAACAGAATCCACATACGATCAGAAAAGGATGTTGCTGTGTACACTCTGTAGAGTTTTGAAGCAGAAAAAATAGTTAACCTTGTAGAAATTCTCGTGCGAATATGTAGCTttgtgctaagctaaaatgctatttcttgcctttACATGCATCTGTTAGCTGGCCCGATTATATGAAACAAATTCAtattagattaaagttttttctctagtaagacctttgatattatggcaaagttgtattgcaaaaatattattcttaatgAGAATCTAAATTTACTTATAtagcaaaactgcataagatatttaggcttctTTACAGAGAAGGGtattttcttactttatttacttgttttacttaacaatctgccagtgctgaagaagtaatccaaagtatttagattgtgTTACTGACTttaagtaatctaacggaatacgttacagattacattttacagcatgtattctgtaatctgtagtggaatactttttaaaagtaaccctcccaaccctgaagataaatgttactttgaacAACCATTCCTtgtgcattccttcaaaggcgatggGAAGTTTAATCGTAATTGCTGCCGGTGACGTAACATGACTGTACATGGAATGGCAATTTTTCGCATGCGCAGTAaagggatttaagagttttcataagtttcagtgtggacgagaaaCTTTTGGGAAATGCTTGAAAATGTCAGCGTGGACGGAGAGCGTTACAAAAGCGAAAACacaattttcaaatgtatccaaatTAACGTGAACGTAGGccttagagaagtaattagtaatctgtAATGGAGTCTTGTTATCTTATACAAGTTTACTTAAATGAATCTTCTTaagaatgtttaaatatgttttactggaaaacgagaataaaatgatttttgcagtgtaaactgtgtgggctcgtttgaTGTGCTTCTTTGAACACAGTCCAATAATTTCTCGCTATTTTTTCTCCCTTTGGCTGGTGATTCAATTGACTGCgaaaataaatatgacaaaaataatcTTTGGATATCAAATATGCTTAAACTTAAAAGTCACCCTCACATCAAAAATAAGTCAACTATAAGGAAAATGTCCATTGTTTGAAGCACAGCTGTGGCTGTTGAAGATGATTACAAtaattagattttaaaaatatacatatgagtatacagtatttacatataCTCTTAATGCAGCTTATGTAAATTTggcttaaatataataataacaatactatGCTGTGATACAATGTTATCATTTACAACACACTCGCAGgaatccactctctctctctctctctctctctctctctctctctctctcgctcgctctcgaAATGCACAAAAAAATCGTCTCTTCCATTCAAATCCAAAGTCCACCCAACTACAGGTTTAGTGTCTCAAGCTAATCTCAATGTTATTGTTCTGAATGGTTAAAGGGCTTGGGATACAAATGCAGGTTCGTCTATGGACCTGTTTAGGAAGAGTAAACAGCTAATTTCTCCCTTTGCTGGCCAATGTGAATGAACAAAATCAAATGATAGATGCTGAAATCAAGCACACACGACATTAAAATAACAACGATTCAAGTGCTTGAAACAGTAAAAtcagtgtaaaaaatataaagtacCTGCATAAGTAATGCATGGCATTATGCCAAAAGAGCAATTTCTTTCACGAGGAACCGGAGAAAATTCCAGAATAAAAGGGGGAGAAaagaacacacgcacacacacacacattcacgcaggcacgcacatatacacacacacacacacatacacacaaacacacacacacatacacacacacatatatatattcgtatttataaaaacaaaacaaaagagaagtaCGTAAAAGTTTTTCAAGCCAGTTAAATGCACCACGTTTCTTTTCTGGAACCAGGAGAGAGCAAActaaaatcattttcttaatcagtatttttgtcttgttttacagtaaaatatgtaAACCTTCAGTAACAATAAGATACAGTTGCTTGAGAAGCAGAATTGTATAAATAACATTCTCAGACCTTGTTTTCAGATCTTGATTTAAGATTATTTTTCTTACCCAATTGGCAAATTgtctttcttgttttaagcaaaaacatTCCAAATGTTTtgctagatttatgcttaaagcaGGGCATCAATAAAGGCAATTGGGAAAAGAAATATAACCTCAACGCAAAATATATTCTTAAGTCATAATATCGTATGCAATGTttattctcaagtaaatgtattcttgttttaaggatgtctagatatttttactggaaaacaagttcATACcgattaagaaaatgtttttttttgcagtgtaaaagctcGAATGATCCACCCACGTCTGTTTTTTGCTCTCCTGCCCTCCTCAGTGCGTTCGGGAGGGGGGGCAGGTGAGCGTCTCAAACGACAGCCTTGTGCTTTCCTCCGCAGCAGGCGCAAGCCACGCCGCAGCGGTGGCACATGTGCAGCGGTGGGTAGCAGCACAAACAGGGCGCAAACACCGACAGACCCAGCAGGGCTGTCCAGCGCAGACAGAAACGTTCCTCAGTGGTGTCGCAAGAGCACGGGTCCGAGTAGTCACCCTCCGGGTCGGACATGCAGTGATAGAGCATGCTGTCAGCGCACCACATGAAGCTGACCCGGTGGATGCAGGTTCGGATGGTGTCCGGAGCGTCGTGGCACTGGCCGCGACGGTTCTCCTCGTGGTTAAACATATCCCGGCAGTAGACACAGCGTGACCATTCGCCATCCTCTTTCCTTCGCTTGCCCTTGAGTTTGAAGGAGCGCGGCTGGTTGGCCACCACGACACCCTCGCTAGCCCCACAGTGGCTTTTGAGGTCGCACTGGCTAAAGTCTGAGCTGGGCACATATGGGTAGTTGTAGTCATGCTTTAGGGTTTCGTTCTTAGCGATGTCAACGTACAAGTCCGAGTCATCAGGCTGGATGAACTTGTCCGGCACGGCGGCGTAGCGGTAATCTTCGTAGCCTGTGATCAGCCAGCGCTCTCTGGGGTTGATTCGGACTATCTCCTCATCCTCAAAGGTGAAGGGATTCCTGGAGAATTTCTAGGAGACAATGGGAAAATATGAGCAGAAGTAAAGCAAAAATAACTTACTAATAGTagatgccatatatatatattacttaatcagtatttttgtcttgttctcTCTACAttctccagtaaaaatatcttacatccttaaaataagatacatttacttgacaagtaaaattacattttaaagggatagttcacacaaaaataaaaattctctcatcttttactcatcctcataccatcccagatgtgtatgactttctttcttctgctgaatacaaacaaagatttttagtagaatatctcagctctgtaggtccatacaatgaaagtgaatggtgaccaaaactttgaaggtctaaaaagcacaaaaatgcagcataaaagtaatccatatgactacatgtattcagaagcaatatgataagtgtgggtgagaaatattgatgtcctttttactataaatatccactttcactttcacacctTTTGCATTCTTtgagcatatcgccacctactggggagaaatgagaaaataaaatgtaaataaaagtaaaaaatgacaaatattcaccctcacctatcatataatttatgaagaCACAGCTTTAACAGCCGTAGACGTGTGGATTTCTTTTGTGCTGAATTTATGCGCTTTtgtaagcttcaaagttctggccatcattcacttgcattgtatgaacctacagagcggaaatattcttctaaaaaccttcgtttgtgttctgcagaagaaagaaagtcttacacatcagTAAATTGAGTTATATTTATCTAAAACATGGCTAAATGTGTCATttagtaaatgtttcttgttttaagggtgTTTAGAGTTttattactggaaaacaagacaaagtgaccgaaaatttgaaggtccaaaaagtataaaaaggcagcataaaagtaatccacacgacttaAGTGGTAAAATCCATCCCTGCTTCTGAATATTCATACTTCTCTACTATATATTATCCCAAAAACATTAtgcaatggagtagtatgtccgaattcaCAGTATTCAAGCAGAAAGCGAGAAATACCCAGATGATCCACTATTTCTGGTGAGATTTTTAAGTGCGGATTGACTAGACACTTAACAATCCCATAATCCCTCAGGAGCTGAGGTGGCGGCACgttcaaaacactggatttaaaggAACGGCGGTGAATCGCAAGGCAGACAGCTCTTCTCAACTATAAGTGCTATATATACCAAGATATTTGTTCCTTGTCCttgaatggtgcttgtttaacaaagaGATTTCAAAGTTGTTGTTATTACGTCATTTATTCGGGTCATGAGATCATGCCAATGTCCCCAGATGAAGTACGTCCAAATTTCATACTACTCGAatgcatacctaaaagaacaTACTGTTTTGCCAGGGGATAAGTGCTTActtcatcaaatacagtgcaTACTGTGACAGTACGCAGTTTTGGATGCAgctcatgtcttcagaagcgatatgataagtgtgggtgagaaacagatccatatttaaatcattttttactatcaatctccactttcactttcacattcttcttttgtttttggagattcacatttttcatgcatatcgctaCTTACAGgtcagagaggagaatttatagtaaaataggacttaaatatgtatctgtttctcaaccacagatatggatttaaccactgagtcatatggattacttttatgctgcatttaggtgctttttggaccttcaaagttctagtcaccatttacttgcattgtatggaccaacagtgctgaaatgttcttctaaaattctttgtttctgttctgcagaagaaggaaagtcatacacatctgaaatggcacaagggtgagtaaatgatgagagaattttcatttttgggtgaattatcccaaAGTCATGTTTTCAGACACATCTAACAAAATGAATTATGTTTATTGTTCTGACCCCACTGGCAAATAGTcagtacattttgttatattgatataaaaacatggcttaatgtgcagtgcataaaattatgcagatacaggtctgaagcttcagttactgttcacatcaaccatcagaatggggaaaaatgtgatccaagtcatttggagagtggcacgattgttggtgccagatgggctggtttgagtatttctgtaactgctgatctcctgggattttcacacacaacagtctctagaatttactctgaatggtgtcaaaaacaaaaaacatccagtgaacatcagttatgtggatggaaacaccttgttgaagagagaggtcaacagagaatggctcgAATGGCTGGttggaactgacaaagtctacggtaactcagataaccactctgtacaattgtggtgagaagaataggatCTCAGAATGCTAGTCTGAGATGTGGGTTGTCGCTGTTTctgcggcacgagggggacctacacaatattaggcaggtggttttaatgttgtggctgatcagtgtttgTACACTGAAACCTAATTAAAATCTAGTGCAGATGGAAACAAGAACGTTCCGAGTGAACGGATACTTAATAAAATTAACTAATAAAGTTACGTGAATTATTTTCACTTTATTGTTTCTCACTGTCAGTTGGCCAAGGCACCATCTCTTGGAGAATGGTATTACTATGCTTGGATGTTCTAGTTGTATTATAAATGGTATGTTTTGCTGTGGATAGTTTTTGTCCACCTGATGAGTTTGCATAAAAAAACCAAAGCCCTCATGCCATGTGGAGCGTAGacagaaaaatgtattataatggaAGCGAACTAATTTTGTTGCATTGCATCACAGCACTTGCATGCACTATACACAAAAAAGAGAGTGGCCAAAAGATGgggatattaaaaaaatatggacTGTATACCATCAAAGATTCTTGATCGATGGAAAATGAGCTTGAAAAGTTGCGCGCTCTGGAAACACTTGCAACTCGTCGATCCTGCTGCTTActcataattgtattattattattattacacacacCTGATCAAGATTGTAGCGCTCTGGTGGCCGGTATTGCAGGATGCAGCGATGTGGGTGAGGTTCATATAAAGTGGAGGTGGCCACTAGCTGTGTAGCATGTTCCTTCTTCTGAGATGAGTTTGAGGAACTGTCAGTGGCGGTCTGAAgaacagagacacagacagacactcagaatAGCCTCAAAAGAACCAGAGCCATAAATCTCCAGAAATATAGACATATGATGAGGAA of Xyrauchen texanus isolate HMW12.3.18 chromosome 20, RBS_HiC_50CHRs, whole genome shotgun sequence contains these proteins:
- the LOC127660991 gene encoding sprouty-related, EVH1 domain-containing protein 2-like, whose protein sequence is MIEETHPNDESYIVSVKAVVMTRDDSSGGWLAQEGGGLSRVGVCKMPAELTDRSDFLIHGERLKDKQVILECFVRKNLIYTKATPTFHHWKVDNKKCGLTFHSPADARAFDRGVRKAMEDITEGSTTSSSTLQNEAELGDDDVFTTATDSSSNSSQKKEHATQLVATSTLYEPHPHRCILQYRPPERYNLDQKFSRNPFTFEDEEIVRINPRERWLITGYEDYRYAAVPDKFIQPDDSDLYVDIAKNETLKHDYNYPYVPSSDFSQCDLKSHCGASEGVVVANQPRSFKLKGKRRKEDGEWSRCVYCRDMFNHEENRRGQCHDAPDTIRTCIHRVSFMWCADSMLYHCMSDPEGDYSDPCSCDTTEERFCLRWTALLGLSVFAPCLCCYPPLHMCHRCGVACACCGGKHKAVV